DNA sequence from the Gigantopelta aegis isolate Gae_Host unplaced genomic scaffold, Gae_host_genome ctg7226_pilon_pilon, whole genome shotgun sequence genome:
AGAAGCGCCAGCACCTCAAAAAAGAGTGACTATTCACCAAACATCatataaaacgttttgtttcctTGAACTGTCAGATTTGACAGTGCTGTCGATGCACATTGACGTAACATTCCTTACCGCCAACAGTTTCTTTACAACAGAACTTTCACTGTAACATTAAACTTAATCCAGTGCTGAGATCGTTCATGAGTTATCGTTCATGGATGTCATGCTACATTCCAAAGCCCAGTCGGTCAGAATAGTGCAAGCGACTTTTGTAAACAACAGACGGATATGACTTTTAACACAACAAACGGATACAGTTTTCCAAACAACATACAAATGTACTTTTCTCACCAAAGTTGAATACAGAATATTCAAACGACAGATGTACTGTTTGGAACAACAGATACAGCTTTCCAAATATCGGCGGATTTGTTTAAATTGCACCTAGAGACAGCTTTCCAAAGAGCAGATGAAAATAGCTTTCTGAGCAGTAGAAATACATAACTTCCCAAAAGAACTGACTTTCAATTGTGTTTGTTGTCAGTTAGTACTCCGTTTACAGACATGTAACTCTTGCTGTTCGTCAGACCGTTATTGCATTTCTGTTTGGAGAATGATTTCATTACCACTCTCGTCTGTACTGTCAACAATGGCGCCCTCTTTGTACTTTCTTCTCGACTATGTAGAGACCGCCGTTCAGCCTAGTCCAGTTGTGTACTCTGTGGAAGCTTCTTCCTCAATGATCGCTTGACGCTGTCCAACCGTCAGACCTTGCTTTCATTGTCGTCGTCGGACCGCTTTCGGATCGAGCCTTTGAAGCTGCCCACGGCGTTCGAGTGCGCGTTGGGCACGGCGTTGGCCTGCTGCTGTTTGGGCGGCGGGTTCGGGGTGGGTTTGAGGCACTGGGCGAGGTTGACGATCTCGCCCTGGATATTGGACAGCGCCTGCACGACGTTACACAGCGCCTTCTGGTTCTCAGTCATCAGTTTGCGCACGAACTCCACGTCGTCCTGGATACGATTGTTCTCCTTGCTGCTCGCTTGTAGATGCTGCAGCCGTACGTCCAGCAGCTTCTGGGAGCGCTGGATCGCGTCCAGCTGGGGAATGGACAGCGTCGTCGCCATGGGAACGTTCGACAAGGACGTGCGGCGGGCGTTGGGGCGGGACACGGTCTTCCGTCTCGACACATAGTTACCAGCTCGCCCTGCAGAGAGAAATCAAGTCGTGTAACCATggtgagaaaaaacaacaacagttaaaaggttttgtttaacaacaccactagagcagactgattaattaattaatggctattggatgtccaacatttggtaattctgacacagtcgtcagaggatacccgctacatttttatcttttaaggatcttttatattatatatacatattcccacagacaggaaagcacacaccacggcctttgatcaattgtggggcactggttggaacgagaaaaacccaatcacttgaatggatccaccgaggtggtttgatcctgcgacgcatgcaCCTAAAGCaatcactcaaccgactgagctaaatcccacccaatACAGTTACGAAAAGCAAAGCAATAGAAATCAAGAACCCCATAACAAAACAATAGAAATCAAGAACCCCATAACAAAGCAATAGAAATCAAGAACCCCATAACAAAGCAATAGAAATCAAGAACCCCATAACAAAACAATAGAAATCAAGAACCGCATAACAAGCAATAGAAATCAAGAACCCCATAACAAAGCAATAGAAATCAAGAACCCCATAACAAAGCAATAGAAATCAAGAACCCCataacaaaaaaacagaaatcaagaaccCCATAACAAAGCAATAGAAATCAAGAACCCCATAACAAAAAAATAGAAATCAAAAACcccataacaaaacaaacaacatttttacTGGACATTAAAAAGCTAATAGGAATAATACggacatgtatatatgttgatgtaaacataattatcaataaaacgtacatgtatgtatgttgatgtaaacataattatcaataaaattgggtttttgtcaaaattgtGTAGAGATTACATAACCCACGTATATATTTTAAGCACAAAAAGtgtaaatgtaaatatgtaatattatgtgAACAAAAAGtgtaaatgtaaatatgtaGTATTATGTGAACATAAAGTGTGTAGTTGTACAGAACTATGTATATCTGTTAatgcatatttataaatatataacatgtaaaAGTGTAGGTTTATGTATGTTGAAGATACTGTACACATTAATTATTCCATCCGTGTATTGTCACATTAATGAAGGGAATAAAAAGAACAAACTGATAATTACACTGACAGTCAAGGCTCATTGTGCATAGTGAAATACTTAGCTATGTGGGAATGCGGCATTGGAGCCCTGTAGGTCACCTGTATTAATTGTTAGTAACAgatgtttaaatttgaaaaccTCAACAAGAAATTAAACTGTTAAAGAATATACATTTGGCAAGTTACTGATGGTCATTTCTACCACAATATCGTAATACATGTATAGCTTGagactggacagacagccaagatagctgggGTGTGTGATcgggacagcgtacttgaaccttaattagatataagtgacaaaaaatcaatttaaaatgaaaagaaagactcCGTTACAGAGAACgtgtataatacaaatattttcgACAACGTAGTTCTCAGTATTCCATTACACAATATCGACAGAACATTCGCTCAGAAATCAAGAGGGGTTGGAAAAtccataattttcaattttctgtGAAAGCTAACTAAAAAATTCTCGTGCATGTCTATATTCGTTATGATGGATTCATAGATAAAAAGTTAAAGGTGCAAGGAAAATAAAGGCACAATAACACTTTGTTACATGCAAAATATGGGACTGGCTAGGGGCACTGGaaggaagaattgttttatttaacgatgcacttggtttttaaagttacagttatatggcgttctATTTATTACCGTTAAGGGCAgtacagataatgagaaaggaaaacCGCTAGTGCCActccatggactactctttgTACAGGTCCATAGGAATGTCATCTGGAGTGGGAAGGGCCACAAtctccaaggggggggggggttgtagcCACTAGTGGCGGGGGTATAAGCCATAGTTTTACCTTTTATTTAGAGTATGACAAAACACTGTTCATTTTCATCTTCGAGTGtgaggttggggggggggggcgcacaaGCCTTCCGGTTCCTATTGGCTTGTTTTAGATTAGCAACAAGGATCGtttttatgcaccattccacatatTCTATAGTGACCTTTGtcacaccagtcgtggagcactgggcGGAAAGGTAAGTAacccaatggccccaccgacaGGAAGCGATCCTAAATCGATAACACTGGTAAGATTAGAAATATTTTGAGAAGTCGTTTAGCTAAAAGTCagataaatacataaaacataagGTGACTGGAACCTGGTTTTAGTTCGTCGTCTTCCGGAATTGGCGGTGTGGCATAAGGTATTCGGTTAGCGTCTGGCACGGGTGGCGGTGGCATATCCGGGACCATGTCCAGAACCTCCACTTCCTGGACACCAATACCTGCCAAGGAATCtttaactgaaaaacaaaaagatggtaaaattaatataaaaacaaatataaaataacctCCAAAAACAACTAACAGCCACATCTCTATTGACCAACTATCAGATATGGAACAATTAAAACATAGACCGAACTCAGATGacttgaaattgaaaacaaGTGCTATCTAAGACAGGTGTGGCTAGAAAAATACGTTATTTCGTTGTCGCTCGTCTACCCTCTTTAGGAGAAATGTAGCTGCACGTCACCGATTACTAGCCTTGTGTTTATGACAATCATCTTCATCATAGACGTACCTAAATGCTAATAATACTGGCCCCGtgttgtcaaactagattaaaggcttcAGTGCAGTCTCCCCAATATAacaatcatcttcatcacagatgtacctacatgctaacaatactggccccgtgcttgtcaaactagattaaaggctttagtgcagtctcgccaatatgataatcatcgtCATCACAGACGcacctacatgctaacaatactggtcccgtgcttgtcaaactagattaaaggctttagtggagtctcgccaatatgataatcatcttcatcacagatgtacctacatgctaacaatactggtcccgtgcttgtcaaactagattaaaggctttagtgcagtctcgccaatatgataatcatcttcatcacacatgtacctacatgctaacaatactggccccgtgcttgtcaaactagattaaagactttagtgcagtctcgccaatatgataatcatcttcatcacagatgtacctacatgctaacaatactggtcccgtgcttgtcaaactagattaaaggctttggtggagtctcgccaatatgataatcatcttcatcacagatgtacctacatgctaacaatactggtcccgtgcttgtcaaactatattaaaggctttagtgcagtctcgccaattATCTTCATCACAGATATACCtgcatgctaacaatactggtcccgtgcttgtcaaactagattaaaggctttagtgcagtctcgccaattattttcatcacagatgtacctacatgttaacaatactggtcccgtgcttgtcaaactagattaaaggctttagcgcagtctcgccaatatgataatcatcttcatcacagatgtacctacatgctaacaatactggtcccgtgcttgtcaaactatattaaaggctttagtgcagtctcgccaattATCTTCATCACAGATATACCtgcatgctaacaatactggtcccgtgcttgtcaaactagattaaaggctttagtgcagtctcgccaattattttcatcacagatgtacctacatgttaacaatactggtcccgtgcttgtcaaactagattaaaggctttagcgcagtctcgccaatatgataatcatcttcatcacagatgtacctacatgctaacaatactggtcccgtacttgtcaaactagattcaaggctttagtgcagtctcgccaattatcttcatcacagatgtacctacatgctaacaatactggtccggTGCTtctcaaactagattaaaggctttagtgcagtctcgccaatatgataatcatcgtcatcacagatgtacctacatgctaacaatactggtcccgtgcttgtcaaactagattaaaggctttagtgcagtctcgccaatatgataatcatcttcatcacagatgtacctacgtgtaacaatactggtcccgtgcttgtcagactagattaaaggctttagtgcagtctcgccaatatgataatcatcttcatcacagatgtacctacatgtaacactactggtcccgtgcttgtcaaaatatatttaagactTTAGTGgagtctcgccaatatgataatcatcttcatcacagatgtacctacatgctaacaatactggccccgtgcttgtcaaactagattaaaggctttagtgcagtctcgccaatatgataatcatcttcatcacagatgtacctacatgctaacaatactggtcccgtgcttgtcaaactagattaaaggctttagtgcagtctcgccaattATCTTCATCACAGATATACCtgcatgctaacaatactggtcccgtgcttgtcaaactagattaaaggctttagtgcagtctcgccaattattttcatcacagatgtacctacatgttaacaatactggtcccgtgcttgtcaaactagattaaaggctttagtgcagtctcgccaatatgataatcatcttcatcacagatgtacctacatgctaacaatactggtcccgtgcttgtcaaactatattaaaggctttagtgcagtctcgccaatatgataatcatcttcatcacagatgtacctacatgctaacaatactggtcccgtacttgtcaaactagattcaaggctttagtgcagtctcgccaattatcttcatcacagatgtacctacatgctaacaatactggtccggTGCTtctcaaactagattaaaggctttagtgcagtctcgccaatatgataatcatcgtcatcacagatgtacctacatgctaacaatactggtcccgtgcttgtcaaactagattaaaggctttagtgcagtctcgccaatatgataatcatcgtcatcacagatgtacctacatgttaacaatactggtcccgtgct
Encoded proteins:
- the LOC121366804 gene encoding uncharacterized protein LOC121366804; translation: KDSLAGIGVQEVEVLDMVPDMPPPPVPDANRIPYATPPIPEDDELKPGRAGNYVSRRKTVSRPNARRTSLSNVPMATTLSIPQLDAIQRSQKLLDVRLQHLQASSKENNRIQDDVEFVRKLMTENQKALCNVVQALSNIQGEIVNLAQCLKPTPNPPPKQQQANAVPNAHSNAVGSFKGSIRKRSDDDNESKV